The Cuculus canorus isolate bCucCan1 chromosome 5, bCucCan1.pri, whole genome shotgun sequence genome window below encodes:
- the DICER1 gene encoding endoribonuclease Dicer isoform X2: MKSPALQSLSMAGLQLMTPASSPMGPFFGLPWQQEAIHDNIYTPRKYQVELLEAALDHNTIVCLNTGSGKTFIAVLLTKELSYQIRGDFNKNGKRTVFLVNSANQVAQQVSAVRTHSDLKVGEYSSLEITESWTKEKWNQEFSKHQVVVMTCHVALAVLRNEYLSLSNINLLVFDECHLAIQDHPYREIMKICEDYPSCPRILGLTASILNGKCDPAELEEKIQKLEKILKSNAETATDLVVLDRYTSQPCEIVVDCGPYTDKSGLYGRLLKELDEALTFLNDCNISVHSKERDSTLISKQVLSDCRAVLVVLGPWCADKVAGMMVRELQKYIKHEQEELHRKFLLFTDTFLRKIHALCEEHFSPASLDLKFVTPKVIKLLEILRKYKPYERQQFESVEWYNNRNQDNYVSWSDSEDDDEDEEIEEKEKPETNFPSPFTNILCGIIFVERRYTAVVLNRLIKEAGKQDPELAYISSNFITGHGIGKNQPRNKQMEVEFRKQEEVLRKFRAHETNLLIATSIVEEGVDIPKCNLVVRFDLPTEYRSYVQSKGRARAPISNYIMLADTDKIKSFEEDLKTYKAIEKILRNKCSKSVDTNETETEPIVDDDDIFPPYVLRPDENSPRVTINTAIGHINRYCARLPSDPFTHLAPKCKTRELPDHTFYSTLYLPINSPLRASIVGPPMSCARLAERVVALICCEKLHKIGELDDHLMPVGKETVKYEEELDLHDEEETSVPGRPGSTKRRQCYPKAIPECLRDSYPKPDQPCYLYVIGMVLTTPLPDELNFRRRKLYPPEDTTRCFGILTAKPIPQIPHFPVYTRSGEVTISIELKKSGFTLSLQMLELITRLHQYIFSHILRLEKPALEFKPTEADSAYCVLPLNVVDDSSTLDIDFKFMEDIEKSEARTGIPSTQYTKEMPFIFKLEDYQDAVIIPRYRNFDQPHRFYVADVYTDLTPLSKFPSPEYETFAEYYKTKYNLDLTNLNQPLLDVDHTSSRLNLLTPRHLNQKGKALPLSSAEKRKAKWESLQNKQILVPELCAIHPIPASLWRKAVCLPSILYRLHCLLTAEELRAQTAMDAGVGVKSLPADFRSATVTCIALGKRKDCLVGWWYQFLIPQSIGFLLVT, from the exons atgaaaagcCCTGCTTTGCAATCCCTCAGCATGGCAGGACTGCAGCTCATGACCCCTGCTTCCTCCCCAATGGGTCCATTTTTTGGACTACCATGGCAACAAGAAGCAATTCATGATAACATTTACACGCCAAGAAAATATCAG GTCGAACTGCTTGAAGCAGCTTTGGATCATAATACAATAGTCTGCTTAAACACTGGCTCAGGGAAGACTTTTATTGCAGTACTACTCACTAAAGAGCTGTCCTATCAGATCAGGGGAGATTtcaacaaaaatggaaaaagaactgTGTTCTTGGTCAACTCGG caaatCAAGTTGCTCAACAAGTGTCAGCTGTCAGGACACATTCCGATCTTAAAGTGGGAGAGTATTCAAGTCTAGAGATAACTGAATCATGGACAAAAGAGAAGTGGAATCAGGAATTCTCTAAGCATCAG GTTGTGGTTATGACATGTCATGTTGCATTGGCTGTTTTGAGAAATGAGTATTTATCCCTATCTAATATTAATCTTCTGGTGTTTGATGAGTGCCATCTTGCAATCCAGGATCACCCGTACCGTGAAATTATGAAG ATCTGTGAGGATTATCCATCATGTCCTCGAATCTTGGGATTAACAGCTTCCATTTTAAATGGGAAATGTGATCCTGCTGAGTTAGAGGAGAAGATCcagaaactggagaaaattTTAAAGAGCAATGCTGAAACCGCAACTGATTTGGTGGTCTTAGACAG ATATACTTCTCAGCCATGTGAGATTGTTGTAGACTGTGGACCATATACTGACAAAAGTGGTTTGTACGGAAGATTATTAAAGGAGTTGGATGAAGCACTTACTTTTCTAAATGACTGCAACATATCTGTACATTCAAAAGAAAGAGATTCTACATTAATTTCTAAGCAG GTACTGTCAGACTGTCGAGCTGTGTTGGTGGTTCTGGGACCCTGGTGTGCAGATAAGGTAGCTGGAATGATGGTGAGAGAGCTACAGAAGTATATCAAACATGAACAAGAGGAGCTGCACAGgaaatttttattgtttacaGACACTTTCCTAAGGAAAATACATGCACTCTGTGAAGAACACTTCTCGCCTGCCTCACTTGACCTGAAATTTGTAACCCCAAAAGTAATAAAGCTGCTTGAAATCTTGCGCAAATACAAACCATATGAACGGCAGCAGTTTGAAAGTGTTGAATGGTATAACAATAGGAATCAGGATAATTATGTGTCTTGGAGTGATtctgaagatgatgatgaagatgaagaaattgaggaaaaagagaagccaGAGACTAATTTCCCATCTCCCTTTACTAATATATTATGTGGAATTATTTTTGTGGAAAGAAGATACACAGCAGTTGTTCTAAATAG GTTGATAAAAGAAGCTGGCAAGCAAGATCCAGAACTGGCTTATATCAGTAGCAATTTTATAACTGGACATGGCATTGGCAAGAACCAGCCTCGGAACAAGCAGATGGAAGTAGAAttcagaaaacaggaagag GTTCTTAGAAAATTTCGAGCACATGAGACCAACCTGCTTATTGCTACTAGTATTGTAGAAGAGGGTGTTGACATACCAAAATGCAACTTGGTGGTGCGTTTTGATTTGCCCACAGAATACCGTTCCTATGTGCAGTCAAAAGGAAGAGCTCGAGCACCAATTTCCAATTACATCATGTTAGCAGATACAGACAAAATCAAAAGTTTTGAAGAAGATCTTAAGACATACAAAGCAATTGAGAAG ATCCTCAGAAACAAATGCTCAAAATCTGTTGATACCAATGAAACTGAAACTGAACCCAttgttgatgatgatgatataTTTCCACCCTATGTGTTGAGGCCAGATGAGAACAGTCCCAGAGTCACCATTAACACTGCTATTGGGCACATAAATAG GTACTGCGCTAGATTACCGAGTGATCCATTTACACACCTAGCTCCCAAGTGTAAAACCCGAGAACTACCTGATCATACATTTTACTCTACTCTCTACCTGCCAATCAACTCACCTCTTCGAGCTTCAATTGTT GGTCCTCCGATGAGTTGTGCAagactggctgagagagttgtagctcttatttgctgtgaaaaactGCACAAAATTG GTGAACTCGATGATCATTTGATGCCAGTTGGTAAAGAAACGGTTAAATATGAGGAGGAGCTTGATTTACATGATGAAGAAGAAACCAGTGTTCCAGGAAGGCCAGGCTCTACGAAGCGAAGACAGTGCTATCCTAAAGCT atTCCAGAGTGTTTGAGGGATAGTTATCCCAAACCTGATCAGCCCTGCTACTTGTATGTAATAGGAATGGTGTTAACAACTCCTCTACCTGATGAACTCAACTTCAGGAGACGAAAGCTATATCCTCCTGAGGATACAACGAGATGTTTTGGCATATTGACAGCTAAACCTATACCTCAG attCCTCATTTTCCTGTGTATACTCGCTCTGGAGAGGTTACAATATCTATTGAGCTTAAGAAATCTGGTTTTACTCTGTCTCTGCAAATGCTCGAGCTGATAACACGACTCCATCAGTACATCTTTTCACATATTCTTCGTCTTGAGAAACCTGCACTAGAATTCAAACCCACAGAAGCTGATTCAGCCTATTGTGTTCTACCTCTTAATGTTG ttgATGACTCCAGCACTTTGGACATTGACTTTAAGTTTATGGAAGACATTGAGAAATCTGAGGCGCGTACAGGCATTCCCAGTACACAGTATACAAAAgaaatgccttttatttttaaattagaagatTACCAGGATGCAGTTATCATTCCACG gtatCGAAATTTTGATCAGCCTCATCGATTCTATGTAGCTGATGTGTACACTGATCTTACTCCACTCAGTAAATTCCCTTCCCCTGAATACGAAACTTTTGCTGAATATTATAAAACAAAGTATAATCTTGACCTGACCAATCTCAACCAGCCACTGCTGGATGTGGACCACACATCTTCAAG ACTTAATCTTTTGACTCCTCGCCATTTGAATCAGAAGGGGAAAGCACTTCCACTAAGCAGTGCTGAGAAGAGGAAGGCAAAGTGGGAAAGTTTGCAGAATAAGCAG aTATTGGTTCCAGAGCTCTGTGCTATACATCCTATTCCAGCATCATTGTGGAGAAAAGCAGTTTGCCTGCCCAGCATACTTTATCGCCTGCACTGCCTGTTGACAGCAGAGGAACTAAGAGCTCAAACAGCCATGGATGCTGGTGTAGGGGTTAAATCGCTTCCTGCAGATTTCAG
- the DICER1 gene encoding endoribonuclease Dicer isoform X3 has translation MKSPALQSLSMAGLQLMTPASSPMGPFFGLPWQQEAIHDNIYTPRKYQVELLEAALDHNTIVCLNTGSGKTFIAVLLTKELSYQIRGDFNKNGKRTVFLVNSANQVAQQVSAVRTHSDLKVGEYSSLEITESWTKEKWNQEFSKHQVVVMTCHVALAVLRNEYLSLSNINLLVFDECHLAIQDHPYREIMKICEDYPSCPRILGLTASILNGKCDPAELEEKIQKLEKILKSNAETATDLVVLDRYTSQPCEIVVDCGPYTDKSGLYGRLLKELDEALTFLNDCNISVHSKERDSTLISKQVLSDCRAVLVVLGPWCADKVAGMMVRELQKYIKHEQEELHRKFLLFTDTFLRKIHALCEEHFSPASLDLKFVTPKVIKLLEILRKYKPYERQQFESVEWYNNRNQDNYVSWSDSEDDDEDEEIEEKEKPETNFPSPFTNILCGIIFVERRYTAVVLNRLIKEAGKQDPELAYISSNFITGHGIGKNQPRNKQMEVEFRKQEEVLRKFRAHETNLLIATSIVEEGVDIPKCNLVVRFDLPTEYRSYVQSKGRARAPISNYIMLADTDKIKSFEEDLKTYKAIEKILRNKCSKSVDTNETETEPIVDDDDIFPPYVLRPDENSPRVTINTAIGHINRSREEDVSAVKVWLPFREEP, from the exons atgaaaagcCCTGCTTTGCAATCCCTCAGCATGGCAGGACTGCAGCTCATGACCCCTGCTTCCTCCCCAATGGGTCCATTTTTTGGACTACCATGGCAACAAGAAGCAATTCATGATAACATTTACACGCCAAGAAAATATCAG GTCGAACTGCTTGAAGCAGCTTTGGATCATAATACAATAGTCTGCTTAAACACTGGCTCAGGGAAGACTTTTATTGCAGTACTACTCACTAAAGAGCTGTCCTATCAGATCAGGGGAGATTtcaacaaaaatggaaaaagaactgTGTTCTTGGTCAACTCGG caaatCAAGTTGCTCAACAAGTGTCAGCTGTCAGGACACATTCCGATCTTAAAGTGGGAGAGTATTCAAGTCTAGAGATAACTGAATCATGGACAAAAGAGAAGTGGAATCAGGAATTCTCTAAGCATCAG GTTGTGGTTATGACATGTCATGTTGCATTGGCTGTTTTGAGAAATGAGTATTTATCCCTATCTAATATTAATCTTCTGGTGTTTGATGAGTGCCATCTTGCAATCCAGGATCACCCGTACCGTGAAATTATGAAG ATCTGTGAGGATTATCCATCATGTCCTCGAATCTTGGGATTAACAGCTTCCATTTTAAATGGGAAATGTGATCCTGCTGAGTTAGAGGAGAAGATCcagaaactggagaaaattTTAAAGAGCAATGCTGAAACCGCAACTGATTTGGTGGTCTTAGACAG ATATACTTCTCAGCCATGTGAGATTGTTGTAGACTGTGGACCATATACTGACAAAAGTGGTTTGTACGGAAGATTATTAAAGGAGTTGGATGAAGCACTTACTTTTCTAAATGACTGCAACATATCTGTACATTCAAAAGAAAGAGATTCTACATTAATTTCTAAGCAG GTACTGTCAGACTGTCGAGCTGTGTTGGTGGTTCTGGGACCCTGGTGTGCAGATAAGGTAGCTGGAATGATGGTGAGAGAGCTACAGAAGTATATCAAACATGAACAAGAGGAGCTGCACAGgaaatttttattgtttacaGACACTTTCCTAAGGAAAATACATGCACTCTGTGAAGAACACTTCTCGCCTGCCTCACTTGACCTGAAATTTGTAACCCCAAAAGTAATAAAGCTGCTTGAAATCTTGCGCAAATACAAACCATATGAACGGCAGCAGTTTGAAAGTGTTGAATGGTATAACAATAGGAATCAGGATAATTATGTGTCTTGGAGTGATtctgaagatgatgatgaagatgaagaaattgaggaaaaagagaagccaGAGACTAATTTCCCATCTCCCTTTACTAATATATTATGTGGAATTATTTTTGTGGAAAGAAGATACACAGCAGTTGTTCTAAATAG GTTGATAAAAGAAGCTGGCAAGCAAGATCCAGAACTGGCTTATATCAGTAGCAATTTTATAACTGGACATGGCATTGGCAAGAACCAGCCTCGGAACAAGCAGATGGAAGTAGAAttcagaaaacaggaagag GTTCTTAGAAAATTTCGAGCACATGAGACCAACCTGCTTATTGCTACTAGTATTGTAGAAGAGGGTGTTGACATACCAAAATGCAACTTGGTGGTGCGTTTTGATTTGCCCACAGAATACCGTTCCTATGTGCAGTCAAAAGGAAGAGCTCGAGCACCAATTTCCAATTACATCATGTTAGCAGATACAGACAAAATCAAAAGTTTTGAAGAAGATCTTAAGACATACAAAGCAATTGAGAAG ATCCTCAGAAACAAATGCTCAAAATCTGTTGATACCAATGAAACTGAAACTGAACCCAttgttgatgatgatgatataTTTCCACCCTATGTGTTGAGGCCAGATGAGAACAGTCCCAGAGTCACCATTAACACTGCTATTGGGCACATAAATAG GTCGAGAGAGGAGGACGTGAGTGCAGTGAAGGTATGGCTACCATTCAGAGAGGAACCATGA
- the DICER1 gene encoding endoribonuclease Dicer isoform X4: MKSPALQSLSMAGLQLMTPASSPMGPFFGLPWQQEAIHDNIYTPRKYQVELLEAALDHNTIVCLNTGSGKTFIAVLLTKELSYQIRGDFNKNGKRTVFLVNSANQVAQQVSAVRTHSDLKVGEYSSLEITESWTKEKWNQEFSKHQVVVMTCHVALAVLRNEYLSLSNINLLVFDECHLAIQDHPYREIMKICEDYPSCPRILGLTASILNGKCDPAELEEKIQKLEKILKSNAETATDLVVLDRYTSQPCEIVVDCGPYTDKSGLYGRLLKELDEALTFLNDCNISVHSKERDSTLISKQVLSDCRAVLVVLGPWCADKVAGMMVRELQKYIKHEQEELHRKFLLFTDTFLRKIHALCEEHFSPASLDLKFVTPKVIKLLEILRKYKPYERQQFESVEWYNNRNQDNYVSWSDSEDDDEDEEIEEKEKPETNFPSPFTNILCGIIFVERRYTAVVLNR, from the exons atgaaaagcCCTGCTTTGCAATCCCTCAGCATGGCAGGACTGCAGCTCATGACCCCTGCTTCCTCCCCAATGGGTCCATTTTTTGGACTACCATGGCAACAAGAAGCAATTCATGATAACATTTACACGCCAAGAAAATATCAG GTCGAACTGCTTGAAGCAGCTTTGGATCATAATACAATAGTCTGCTTAAACACTGGCTCAGGGAAGACTTTTATTGCAGTACTACTCACTAAAGAGCTGTCCTATCAGATCAGGGGAGATTtcaacaaaaatggaaaaagaactgTGTTCTTGGTCAACTCGG caaatCAAGTTGCTCAACAAGTGTCAGCTGTCAGGACACATTCCGATCTTAAAGTGGGAGAGTATTCAAGTCTAGAGATAACTGAATCATGGACAAAAGAGAAGTGGAATCAGGAATTCTCTAAGCATCAG GTTGTGGTTATGACATGTCATGTTGCATTGGCTGTTTTGAGAAATGAGTATTTATCCCTATCTAATATTAATCTTCTGGTGTTTGATGAGTGCCATCTTGCAATCCAGGATCACCCGTACCGTGAAATTATGAAG ATCTGTGAGGATTATCCATCATGTCCTCGAATCTTGGGATTAACAGCTTCCATTTTAAATGGGAAATGTGATCCTGCTGAGTTAGAGGAGAAGATCcagaaactggagaaaattTTAAAGAGCAATGCTGAAACCGCAACTGATTTGGTGGTCTTAGACAG ATATACTTCTCAGCCATGTGAGATTGTTGTAGACTGTGGACCATATACTGACAAAAGTGGTTTGTACGGAAGATTATTAAAGGAGTTGGATGAAGCACTTACTTTTCTAAATGACTGCAACATATCTGTACATTCAAAAGAAAGAGATTCTACATTAATTTCTAAGCAG GTACTGTCAGACTGTCGAGCTGTGTTGGTGGTTCTGGGACCCTGGTGTGCAGATAAGGTAGCTGGAATGATGGTGAGAGAGCTACAGAAGTATATCAAACATGAACAAGAGGAGCTGCACAGgaaatttttattgtttacaGACACTTTCCTAAGGAAAATACATGCACTCTGTGAAGAACACTTCTCGCCTGCCTCACTTGACCTGAAATTTGTAACCCCAAAAGTAATAAAGCTGCTTGAAATCTTGCGCAAATACAAACCATATGAACGGCAGCAGTTTGAAAGTGTTGAATGGTATAACAATAGGAATCAGGATAATTATGTGTCTTGGAGTGATtctgaagatgatgatgaagatgaagaaattgaggaaaaagagaagccaGAGACTAATTTCCCATCTCCCTTTACTAATATATTATGTGGAATTATTTTTGTGGAAAGAAGATACACAGCAGTTGTTCTAAATAGGtaa